CCATCACAGGTGATAAGGGATGTGATAAAAGATGCAAGGGTGGTTGCTTTATCTGGCCCATCGCATGCAGAGGAGGTATCAAAGAAAATCCCGACCGCGATCATCTCTGCAACCCCAATAGAAAACGATAGGATTTTTGTGCAAAATCTATTTTCAAATCAATATCTTAGGGTCTATACAAACCCTGATATAATTGGTGTAGAATTGGGTGGTGCATTAAAGAATATCATTGCTATTGCAAGTGGCATCTCTGATGGCCTGGGTTTTGGTGACAATACAAAGGCAGGTTTATTTTGCAGGGGAATGGCAGAGATGGTCCGATTTGGCATATCATTTGGCGGGAACAAAGAGACATTCTTTGGCTTATCGGGGATGGGAGACCTTATGGTAACCTGTATATCAAGGCATAGCAGAAATAGGAGGTTCGGAGAATTGCTTGGAAAGGGAGAAAGTCCAGAAAGTGCAGAGAAAAAGGTAAATATGGCTGTAGAGGGGATAAGAACAACAAAGGCGGTTTATGAAAAATCAAAGATATTAAATATTGATATGCCCATAACAGATGAGGTTTATAAGATTATATTTGAGAAAAAGAAAGCCTCTGAGGCTGTTTTATCATTGCTAAAAAGGGAGCTAAAAGAGGAGGTGATTAGATGAAGTATAAAGAGCTTGCAAAGGCTGGATTGGATATTGAGCTACCAAAGATTGAGGTATTTGAAAACCAATTCGTAGATTATGAGATTACCATAAAAATCCCGGAGTTCACATCTTTATGCCCAAAAACCAGCCTTCCCGATTTTGGATGTATCACCATTGTCTATACCCCGGATAAGCTCTGCATTGAGCTTAAATCCCTAAAGGAATACATCCTAGGATATAGGAACCTTGGGATATTCTATGAGAATGCGGTAAATAGGATTTTGGAGGATATTGTTAAAGCAACAAGCCCAAAGCAAGTAAAGGTAATTGGTGAGTTTAACCCAAGGGGTGGGATAATCTCCAAGATTGAGACAGGCTATCCGAGGGTATAATGGATATTGGCCTATCTCAAAGCCTTTTTGACAAGAAAACGGGAATTTGAAAGGAGAAGAGAAAGGGAAAGAGAGCATCCCAAAGCAATCTTTTCTGCGGTTTTTAAATCTATAAACTCATTTGATGTATGGGCATCGGTATTCAAGACAAGATTTGCCCCTTGTTTCTTTGCCAAGCTTGCCAGATGGCCATTTGTAAAAGCGTGGATGGCTCTGGCTGTAATTTCAAGAAATACCCCATTCTTTTTTGCAAGAGCTACCTCTTCTTTTGTGATTAAGCCTGGATGTGCCAATATGTCAATATTGGAAGAACAAGCGGCAAGGTTTGTTCCTTTTGGAACTGTATCCATAATGCTCTCTCCATGAACAACCACAATCTTTGCACCCAAGCTTCTTCCATAATCGGCTAATTCTTGTATTGTCTCTGGTGGAACATGGGTAAGCTCACACCCTGGAATAACCTTAATGGGAAACCTTTTGTTAAGCCCTTCACAAACCTTAACCAACCTTGGCACTACAAAATCAATATTTGAGGCATCCACATGGTCGGTTATCCCTAAAACCTTTATCCCTTTTACATATGCCCTATGGACATGCTCTGAAGGGATAAGCTCTCCATCAGAAAATATTGTG
The nucleotide sequence above comes from bacterium. Encoded proteins:
- a CDS encoding histidinol phosphate phosphatase domain-containing protein, whose product is MIDLHTHTIFSDGELIPSEHVHRAYVKGIKVLGITDHVDASNIDFVVPRLVKVCEGLNKRFPIKVIPGCELTHVPPETIQELADYGRSLGAKIVVVHGESIMDTVPKGTNLAACSSNIDILAHPGLITKEEVALAKKNGVFLEITARAIHAFTNGHLASLAKKQGANLVLNTDAHTSNEFIDLKTAEKIALGCSLSLSLLLSNSRFLVKKALR
- a CDS encoding NAD(P)H-dependent glycerol-3-phosphate dehydrogenase yields the protein MNICVMGGGTWGITLACLLFDTGNSVKIWEFSKDKVDLLKRERKEPHLPWLFIPSGIEITDNLEFSIWSCDLIVVAIPSWTIREAFLRLKEGWEDKLIISCSKGLEEQTFLTPSQVIRDVIKDARVVALSGPSHAEEVSKKIPTAIISATPIENDRIFVQNLFSNQYLRVYTNPDIIGVELGGALKNIIAIASGISDGLGFGDNTKAGLFCRGMAEMVRFGISFGGNKETFFGLSGMGDLMVTCISRHSRNRRFGELLGKGESPESAEKKVNMAVEGIRTTKAVYEKSKILNIDMPITDEVYKIIFEKKKASEAVLSLLKRELKEEVIR
- the queF gene encoding preQ(1) synthase produces the protein MKYKELAKAGLDIELPKIEVFENQFVDYEITIKIPEFTSLCPKTSLPDFGCITIVYTPDKLCIELKSLKEYILGYRNLGIFYENAVNRILEDIVKATSPKQVKVIGEFNPRGGIISKIETGYPRV